In one window of Cupriavidus necator N-1 DNA:
- a CDS encoding SPOR domain-containing protein, with protein MQQQRKRESRHVRRNQQRGGTFLGLVLGLIVGLAIAVVVALYITKSPTPFQQKSAPRPSEPGNVTSQLPPPAQRADEGPSDPNKPLWSKTPAKPVGQPPEPEPKANGRSGQNGQQPPVAVARPAEKPVEKPAEKPADKPVASKPAEKPVADPIAEIAQADANKVGYLLQVGAFRSSDDADRQKANLAMQGFEARITERDVNGVKMYRVRLGPFNRIEDMNKARDRLQSSGFEASVIRFTKQ; from the coding sequence ATGCAACAGCAACGCAAGCGCGAGTCGCGCCATGTCCGCCGCAACCAGCAACGCGGCGGTACGTTCCTGGGCCTGGTGCTCGGGCTGATCGTCGGGCTGGCCATCGCCGTGGTGGTCGCCCTGTACATCACCAAGTCGCCGACCCCGTTCCAGCAGAAGAGTGCCCCGCGCCCGAGCGAGCCGGGTAATGTCACCAGCCAGCTGCCGCCGCCGGCCCAGCGCGCCGACGAGGGCCCGAGCGACCCCAACAAGCCGCTGTGGAGCAAGACCCCGGCCAAGCCGGTGGGCCAGCCGCCCGAGCCGGAACCGAAGGCGAACGGCCGTTCTGGCCAGAACGGCCAGCAACCCCCGGTGGCAGTGGCCCGTCCGGCCGAGAAGCCGGTGGAAAAGCCCGCGGAAAAGCCGGCTGACAAGCCCGTCGCCAGCAAGCCGGCCGAGAAGCCGGTGGCCGACCCGATCGCCGAGATCGCCCAGGCCGACGCCAACAAGGTGGGCTACCTGCTGCAGGTGGGCGCGTTCCGCTCGTCGGACGACGCCGACCGCCAGAAGGCCAACCTGGCGATGCAGGGCTTCGAAGCCAGGATCACCGAACGCGACGTCAACGGCGTCAAGATGTACCGGGTGCGCCTGGGGCCGTTCAACCGCATCGAAGACATGAACAAGGCACGCGACCGGCTGCAGTCGTCCGGCTTCGAGGCCTCGGTGATCCGCTTCACCAAGCAGTAA
- a CDS encoding thiol:disulfide interchange protein DsbA/DsbL, whose translation MKKLAALFAMFAAVGGLLMSAPSRAAPAEGKEYQVLKAAQPVAAGKIEVTEFFWYGCPHCYDFEPDLEAWVKKQGSNVVFKRVPVAFRDDLLPHTKIFYALEAIGKLDAMHTKVFNAIHVDRKRMTDPNEIADFMAKNGVDRKAFLDAYNSFTVTTNSQRANKIADAYKIDGVPTVVVQGKFVTSPSIAGNKQGAIQTMDYLVDQVKAKKM comes from the coding sequence ATGAAAAAACTCGCCGCACTGTTCGCCATGTTCGCCGCCGTGGGCGGCCTGCTGATGTCCGCCCCGTCCCGGGCGGCGCCCGCCGAGGGCAAGGAATACCAGGTCCTGAAGGCGGCCCAGCCGGTCGCCGCGGGCAAGATCGAGGTGACCGAGTTCTTCTGGTACGGCTGCCCGCACTGCTACGATTTCGAGCCGGATCTGGAAGCCTGGGTCAAGAAGCAGGGCAGCAACGTGGTCTTCAAGCGTGTGCCGGTCGCGTTCCGTGACGACCTGCTGCCGCACACCAAGATCTTCTATGCGCTGGAAGCCATCGGCAAGCTCGACGCCATGCACACCAAGGTCTTCAACGCCATCCACGTGGACCGCAAGCGCATGACGGACCCCAACGAGATCGCCGACTTCATGGCCAAGAACGGTGTGGACCGCAAGGCCTTCCTGGACGCCTACAACTCGTTCACGGTGACCACCAACTCGCAGCGCGCCAACAAAATCGCCGACGCCTACAAGATCGACGGCGTGCCGACCGTGGTGGTGCAGGGCAAGTTCGTGACCTCGCCGTCGATTGCCGGCAACAAGCAGGGCGCGATCCAGACCATGGATTACCTGGTGGACCAGGTGAAGGCGAAGAAGATGTAA
- a CDS encoding SDR family oxidoreductase, giving the protein MRPLKVFLTGASSGLGQALAREYASQGAILGLVARREDALREFVATLPNPGAVRVYGADVRDADAMARAAQDFLGHFGCPDVVIANAGVSVGTVASEREDLDAFRQVMDTNWFGVLTTFQPFLHAMQAREPGHFGRRGTLVGIASVAGVRGLPGAGAYSASKSAVIKLLESLRLEQRAHGIRVVTIAPGYIRTPMTAHNPYRMPFLTDADVFARKAVRVIAAGRRFRVIPWPMGVVAALLHVMPRWLYDALAAGAPRKPRRADPPQEP; this is encoded by the coding sequence ATGCGTCCTCTCAAAGTCTTCCTGACCGGCGCCTCCAGCGGCCTGGGCCAGGCTCTCGCGCGCGAATACGCGTCGCAGGGCGCCATCCTCGGGCTGGTGGCGCGCCGCGAGGACGCGCTGCGCGAGTTTGTCGCCACGCTGCCCAACCCGGGCGCGGTGCGCGTCTACGGCGCCGATGTGCGCGATGCCGACGCCATGGCGCGCGCCGCGCAGGACTTCCTTGGCCATTTCGGCTGCCCGGACGTGGTGATCGCCAATGCCGGGGTCTCGGTCGGCACCGTCGCCAGCGAGCGCGAGGACCTCGACGCCTTCCGCCAGGTGATGGATACCAACTGGTTCGGCGTGCTGACCACCTTCCAGCCCTTCCTGCACGCGATGCAGGCGCGCGAGCCTGGCCACTTCGGGCGCCGCGGCACGCTGGTGGGCATTGCCAGCGTCGCCGGCGTGCGCGGGCTACCGGGCGCGGGCGCCTACAGCGCGTCCAAGTCGGCGGTGATCAAGCTGCTGGAAAGCCTGCGGCTGGAGCAGCGCGCGCACGGCATCCGCGTGGTCACGATCGCGCCTGGCTATATCCGCACGCCGATGACCGCGCACAACCCGTACCGCATGCCGTTCCTGACCGATGCCGACGTGTTCGCGCGCAAGGCCGTGCGCGTGATCGCAGCCGGCCGGCGTTTCCGCGTGATTCCGTGGCCGATGGGCGTGGTGGCGGCGCTGCTGCACGTGATGCCGCGCTGGCTCTACGATGCGCTGGCCGCGGGCGCGCCGCGCAAGCCGCGGCGCGCCGACCCGCCGCAGGAGCCCTGA
- a CDS encoding helical backbone metal receptor, with protein MWRDAIGQQHAAASGVVRIASLVPSVTELLFALGLARQMVARTGFCIHPEPAVRAVPKVGGTKDVNVARLRELAPTHVVVNIDENRRETVDEIRAFVPNVIVTHPCAPEDNLGLYQLLGGIFGCHAEAEALCTALQVQLDAICVRPWPARRVLYAIWQDPWMTVSRDTYISRLLALANWQTWPDGGAALQACVGGDCSRPNASGERYPTFRWSDALVRELDLVLLSTEPYRFTEDHADALERQLGKTVLLVDGEMLSWYGSRAIDGVRYLAALAAAN; from the coding sequence ATGTGGCGCGACGCCATCGGCCAGCAGCATGCCGCCGCCAGCGGGGTGGTGCGGATCGCGTCGCTGGTGCCGTCGGTGACGGAGTTGCTGTTCGCGCTCGGGCTGGCCCGGCAGATGGTGGCGCGCACCGGCTTCTGCATCCACCCGGAACCGGCCGTGCGCGCGGTGCCCAAGGTGGGCGGCACCAAGGACGTGAACGTGGCGCGGCTGCGCGAGCTGGCGCCCACGCACGTGGTGGTCAATATCGATGAGAACCGGCGCGAGACCGTGGACGAGATCCGCGCGTTCGTGCCCAATGTGATCGTCACCCATCCGTGCGCGCCGGAAGACAATCTGGGCCTGTACCAGCTGCTGGGCGGCATCTTCGGCTGCCACGCCGAGGCCGAGGCGCTGTGCACGGCGCTGCAGGTGCAGCTGGACGCGATCTGCGTGCGCCCGTGGCCGGCGCGCCGCGTGCTGTATGCGATCTGGCAGGACCCGTGGATGACGGTGTCGCGCGACACGTATATCAGCCGCTTGCTGGCGCTGGCCAACTGGCAGACCTGGCCGGACGGCGGCGCTGCATTGCAAGCCTGCGTGGGCGGCGACTGCAGCCGCCCCAACGCGTCCGGCGAGCGCTATCCCACCTTCCGCTGGAGCGACGCGCTGGTGCGCGAGCTCGACCTCGTGCTGCTGTCGACCGAGCCCTACCGCTTTACCGAAGACCACGCCGACGCGCTCGAGCGCCAGCTTGGCAAGACGGTGCTGCTGGTCGACGGCGAGATGCTGTCCTGGTATGGCAGCCGCGCCATCGACGGGGTGCGCTACCTGGCGGCGCTGGCGGCCGCCAACTAA
- a CDS encoding MBL fold metallo-hydrolase, which translates to MNALEHQLQYPFGDTMPEPGSKQEVAPGVYWLRMPLPFALDHINLWLLRDRLDGRDGWTIIDCGITNDIIKGHWETIFANELEGLPVVRVLVTHSHPDHVGLAHWLCKRFGVRLWMSLGDYMSARVMGSGTGAGSSAGGDAAAAHFALHGLTDADSQEKLRARKTYYPSLVPDLPAQYRRMMEGDTVRIGTDAATSAWRVITGFGHSPEHVALYNAATNVLISGDMVLPRISTNVSVFDMEPEGNSLQLYLDSLGKYEPLPQDVLILPSHGRPFRNLHTRIMQLREHHADRLAETLEACGGKACSAHDIVSVIFKRQFDIHQMTFAMGESLAHLHCLWHRGELMRETGDDGVIRFRAA; encoded by the coding sequence ATGAACGCACTCGAACACCAGCTCCAATACCCGTTCGGCGACACCATGCCCGAGCCCGGCTCCAAGCAGGAAGTCGCCCCCGGCGTCTACTGGCTGCGCATGCCGCTGCCGTTCGCGCTCGACCATATCAACCTGTGGCTGCTGCGCGACCGCCTGGACGGCCGCGACGGCTGGACCATCATCGACTGCGGCATCACCAACGACATCATCAAGGGCCACTGGGAAACCATCTTCGCCAATGAGCTGGAAGGCCTGCCGGTGGTGCGCGTGCTGGTGACGCACAGCCACCCCGACCACGTCGGCCTGGCGCACTGGCTGTGCAAGCGCTTCGGCGTACGGCTGTGGATGAGCCTGGGCGACTACATGAGCGCGCGCGTGATGGGCAGCGGCACCGGTGCCGGCTCCAGCGCGGGCGGCGACGCCGCCGCCGCGCACTTCGCGCTGCACGGCCTGACCGATGCCGACAGCCAGGAAAAGCTGCGCGCGCGCAAGACCTACTACCCGTCGCTGGTGCCGGACCTGCCGGCGCAGTACCGCCGCATGATGGAAGGCGACACGGTACGGATCGGCACCGATGCGGCGACCTCGGCCTGGCGCGTGATCACCGGCTTCGGCCATTCGCCCGAGCACGTGGCGCTGTACAACGCCGCCACCAATGTGCTGATCTCCGGCGACATGGTGCTGCCGCGCATCTCGACCAATGTCAGCGTGTTCGACATGGAGCCCGAAGGCAATTCGCTGCAGCTTTACCTGGACTCGCTCGGCAAGTATGAGCCACTGCCGCAGGACGTGCTGATCCTGCCCTCACACGGCCGCCCCTTCCGCAACCTGCATACCCGCATCATGCAGCTGCGCGAGCACCATGCCGACCGCCTCGCCGAAACGCTCGAAGCCTGCGGCGGGAAGGCCTGCAGCGCGCACGACATCGTCAGCGTGATCTTCAAGCGCCAGTTCGACATCCACCAGATGACCTTCGCCATGGGCGAGTCGCTGGCCCACCTGCACTGCCTGTGGCACCGTGGCGAATTGATGCGGGAGACCGGCGACGACGGCGTGATCCGCTTCCGCGCGGCCTGA
- a CDS encoding MerR family transcriptional regulator: MSATPAAASATFTITDLAREFDITPRAIRFYEDQGLLSPEREGPGGRKRVYNGRERTRLKLTLRGKRLGLTLNEIREILDLYESPRDTTPQLERFLHSLAAHRRTLEQQMEDLQAQLAEIDQHERQCRALLAAQTGKPQPATEGGDAPARTTAA; the protein is encoded by the coding sequence ATGTCAGCGACGCCAGCGGCGGCTTCCGCCACCTTCACCATCACCGACCTTGCGCGCGAATTTGACATCACGCCCCGGGCCATCCGTTTCTACGAGGACCAGGGCCTGCTGTCGCCGGAGCGCGAAGGGCCGGGCGGGCGCAAGCGGGTCTACAACGGCCGTGAACGGACCCGGCTGAAGCTGACGCTGCGCGGCAAGAGGTTGGGGCTTACTCTCAATGAGATCCGCGAGATCCTTGATCTCTACGAGTCACCGCGCGACACCACCCCGCAGCTGGAGCGCTTCCTGCACTCGCTCGCGGCGCACCGGCGCACGCTGGAGCAGCAGATGGAAGACTTGCAGGCACAATTGGCCGAGATCGACCAGCATGAGCGGCAGTGCAGGGCCTTGCTGGCCGCGCAGACCGGCAAGCCGCAGCCGGCCACGGAAGGCGGCGATGCGCCGGCCCGGACCACCGCCGCCTGA
- a CDS encoding PaaI family thioesterase produces the protein MTSSNASAVPAEPGSLSAARADAIATSFSRQGLMTTFGASLRRVDRGEVELAMPWSDGVTQQHGFFHGGAVGALADSACGYAALTMVGEDEAGLTAEYKINLLSPAQGERLVAVGRVLKPGRTLIVAQGDVYVEQDGRRKQVATMLMTLCVVKTLGHV, from the coding sequence ATGACGTCATCCAACGCCAGTGCCGTACCCGCTGAACCAGGATCGCTGTCCGCCGCGCGCGCCGACGCCATTGCCACCAGTTTTTCCCGCCAGGGGCTGATGACCACCTTTGGCGCGAGCCTGCGGCGGGTGGACCGCGGCGAGGTCGAGCTGGCGATGCCGTGGTCCGACGGCGTGACCCAGCAGCACGGCTTCTTCCACGGCGGCGCGGTGGGTGCGCTGGCAGACAGCGCCTGCGGCTATGCCGCGCTGACGATGGTGGGCGAAGATGAGGCGGGCCTGACCGCCGAATACAAGATCAACCTGCTGTCTCCCGCCCAGGGCGAACGCCTGGTGGCGGTGGGGCGGGTCCTCAAGCCCGGGCGCACGCTGATCGTGGCGCAGGGCGATGTCTATGTCGAGCAGGACGGCCGCCGCAAGCAGGTGGCCACCATGCTGATGACGCTGTGCGTGGTCAAGACACTGGGCCACGTCTGA
- a CDS encoding isovaleryl-CoA dehydrogenase, with product MTELPGLKFDLGEDIEMLRNSVRDWAQAELAPRAAEIDRTDQFPMDAWKKMGDLGVLGITVAEEYGGANMGYLAHMIAMEEISRASASVGLSYGAHSNLCVNQIHRNGTAAQKAKYLPKLVSGEWIGALAMSEPNAGSDVVSMKLRAELKGDRYVLNGTKMWITNGPDCDVLVVYAKTEPELGARGMTAFIVEKGMKGFSVAQKLDKLGMRGSHTGELVFQDVEVPVENILGAENGGAKVLMSGLDYERAVLSGGPVGIMQACMDVVTPYIHDRKQFGQSIGEFQLIQGKVADMYTTLQAARSYLYTVGKNLDALGSGHVRQVRKDCAAVILYTAEKATWMAGETVQILGGNGYINEYPAGRLWRDAKLYEIGAGTSEIRRMLIGRELFAETM from the coding sequence ATGACCGAACTGCCAGGCCTGAAATTCGATCTGGGCGAAGACATCGAGATGCTGCGCAACTCCGTGCGCGACTGGGCCCAGGCCGAACTAGCCCCGCGCGCCGCCGAGATCGACCGCACCGACCAGTTCCCGATGGACGCCTGGAAGAAGATGGGCGACCTGGGCGTGCTGGGCATCACCGTGGCCGAGGAATACGGCGGCGCCAACATGGGCTACCTGGCGCACATGATCGCGATGGAAGAAATCAGCCGCGCCTCGGCGTCGGTCGGCCTGTCCTACGGTGCCCACTCCAACCTGTGCGTGAACCAGATCCACCGCAACGGCACCGCCGCGCAGAAGGCCAAATACCTGCCCAAGCTGGTCTCGGGCGAATGGATCGGCGCGCTGGCGATGAGCGAGCCCAATGCCGGCTCCGACGTGGTCAGCATGAAGCTGCGCGCCGAACTGAAGGGCGACCGCTACGTGCTCAACGGCACCAAGATGTGGATCACCAACGGCCCGGACTGCGACGTGCTGGTGGTCTACGCCAAGACCGAGCCCGAGCTGGGCGCGCGCGGCATGACCGCTTTTATCGTCGAGAAGGGCATGAAGGGCTTCTCGGTGGCGCAAAAGCTGGACAAGCTGGGCATGCGCGGCTCGCACACCGGCGAACTGGTGTTCCAGGACGTGGAAGTGCCGGTCGAGAACATCCTCGGCGCCGAGAACGGCGGCGCCAAGGTGCTGATGAGCGGGCTGGACTACGAGCGCGCGGTGCTGTCGGGCGGCCCGGTCGGGATCATGCAGGCGTGCATGGACGTGGTTACCCCGTATATCCACGACCGCAAGCAGTTCGGCCAGAGCATCGGCGAATTCCAGCTGATCCAGGGCAAGGTGGCCGACATGTACACCACGCTGCAGGCCGCGCGCAGCTACCTGTACACGGTCGGCAAGAACCTGGACGCGCTGGGCAGCGGCCACGTGCGCCAGGTGCGCAAGGACTGCGCCGCGGTGATCCTGTACACCGCCGAGAAGGCCACCTGGATGGCGGGTGAGACCGTGCAGATCCTGGGCGGCAACGGCTATATCAATGAATACCCGGCCGGCCGCCTGTGGCGCGACGCCAAGCTGTACGAGATCGGCGCCGGCACCTCGGAAATCCGCCGCATGCTGATCGGCCGCGAGCTGTTCGCGGAGACCATGTAA
- the aceK gene encoding bifunctional isocitrate dehydrogenase kinase/phosphatase translates to MSHFPKLLSSQIAFDVARTMLDGFDKHYRLFREVSHQAKLKFEAGDWHGLQQIQRDRIAFYNERVRESSVILEDEYDAENIEDEIWQQIKLHYIGLLTNHHQPELAETFFNSVCTRILHRSYFNNDFIFVRPAISTEYIENEESPTRPTFRAYYPGSREGMAACFERIVHNFQLESPFEDLPRDIGYVVRAVSEHFGDLRIAPNFQIHTLSSLFFRNKAAFIIGRILNGDHTFPLAIPILHGPSGKLMLDTVLLKKEQLLILFSFTHSYFMVDMEIPSAYVTFLRDIMPRKPRAEIYTSLGLQKQGKNLFYRDFLHHLQHSSDKFIVAPGIRGLVMLVFTLPSYPYVFKVIRDFFPAPKETTRELVKSKYQLVKQHDRVGRMADTLEYSDVAFPLSRFDDALVREFEQHAPSMIEYQRGKDGGEEIVVRHVYIERRMTPLNIYLTEGSDAQVEHGVIEYGNAVKELIAANIFPGDMLYKNFGVTRHGRVVFYDYDEIEYLTDCNIRDVPQPRNEEEEMSGEVWYTVRPHDIFPETFRTFLLGDTRVRAAFLRHHADFFDPAMWQSHKDRLLAGHVHDFFAYHSSERFIHRYGEAGSVQAAVPDPGPARRAA, encoded by the coding sequence ATGTCCCACTTCCCCAAACTGCTCTCTTCGCAGATTGCCTTCGATGTGGCGAGAACGATGCTCGACGGGTTCGACAAGCACTACCGCCTGTTCCGCGAGGTCAGCCACCAGGCCAAGCTCAAGTTCGAGGCCGGCGACTGGCACGGGCTGCAGCAGATTCAGCGCGACCGCATTGCGTTCTACAACGAGCGCGTGCGCGAATCGAGCGTGATCCTGGAAGACGAGTACGACGCCGAGAACATCGAGGACGAGATCTGGCAGCAGATCAAGCTGCACTACATCGGCCTCCTGACCAACCACCACCAGCCCGAGCTGGCCGAGACCTTCTTCAACTCGGTCTGCACGCGCATCCTGCACCGCTCGTACTTCAACAACGATTTCATCTTCGTGCGCCCGGCGATCTCGACCGAGTACATCGAGAACGAGGAATCGCCCACGCGCCCGACCTTCCGCGCCTACTACCCGGGCAGCCGCGAGGGCATGGCCGCGTGCTTCGAGCGCATCGTGCACAATTTCCAGCTGGAGAGCCCGTTCGAGGACCTGCCGCGCGATATCGGCTACGTGGTGCGCGCGGTCAGCGAGCATTTCGGCGACCTGCGCATCGCGCCGAATTTCCAGATCCATACGCTGTCGTCGCTGTTCTTCCGCAACAAGGCGGCCTTCATCATCGGCCGCATCCTGAACGGCGACCACACCTTCCCGCTGGCAATCCCGATCCTGCACGGCCCCTCGGGCAAGCTGATGCTGGACACGGTGCTGCTGAAGAAGGAACAGCTGCTGATCCTGTTCTCGTTCACGCACTCTTACTTCATGGTCGACATGGAGATTCCGTCGGCCTACGTGACCTTCCTGCGCGACATCATGCCGCGCAAGCCGCGCGCCGAGATCTATACCTCGCTGGGCCTGCAGAAGCAGGGCAAGAACCTGTTTTACCGCGATTTCCTGCACCACCTGCAGCATTCGTCGGACAAGTTCATCGTTGCGCCCGGCATCCGCGGGCTGGTGATGCTGGTGTTCACGCTGCCGTCGTACCCGTACGTGTTCAAGGTCATCAGGGACTTTTTCCCGGCGCCCAAGGAAACCACGCGCGAGCTGGTCAAGTCCAAGTACCAGCTGGTCAAGCAGCACGACCGCGTGGGCCGCATGGCGGATACGCTGGAGTACTCCGACGTGGCCTTCCCGCTCTCGCGCTTCGATGATGCGCTGGTGCGCGAGTTCGAGCAGCACGCGCCGTCGATGATCGAATACCAGCGCGGCAAGGACGGGGGCGAAGAGATCGTGGTGCGCCACGTCTATATCGAGCGCCGCATGACGCCGCTGAACATCTACCTGACGGAGGGCTCCGACGCGCAGGTCGAGCACGGCGTGATCGAATACGGCAACGCCGTCAAGGAGCTGATTGCCGCGAACATCTTCCCGGGAGACATGCTGTACAAGAACTTTGGCGTCACGCGCCACGGGCGCGTGGTGTTCTACGACTACGACGAGATCGAGTACCTGACCGACTGCAACATCCGCGACGTGCCGCAGCCGCGCAACGAGGAAGAGGAGATGTCGGGCGAGGTCTGGTACACGGTGCGTCCGCACGATATCTTTCCCGAGACCTTCCGCACCTTCCTGCTGGGCGACACGCGCGTGCGCGCGGCGTTCCTGCGCCACCATGCGGACTTTTTCGACCCTGCCATGTGGCAGAGCCACAAGGACCGGCTCCTGGCCGGACATGTTCATGACTTCTTTGCCTATCACAGTTCAGAGCGATTCATTCACCGCTACGGCGAAGCTGGCAGCGTGCAGGCTGCCGTTCCCGATCCTGGTCCCGCAAGGAGGGCCGCATGA
- the can gene encoding carbonate dehydratase: protein MTDAIAQLFRNNREWVDRVNAEDPTFFMRLANQQAPEYLWIGCSDSRVPANQILGLAPGEVFVHRNIANVIAHSDLNALAVIQFAVEVLKVRHITVVGHYGCGGVKVALKRERIGLADNWLRHVRDVADKHEAYLGTLLREDDAHTRLCELNVIEQVNNVCQTTVLQDAWTRGQAVTVHGWVYGVSDGLLRDLGMAASSNEELHEQLAAAYRQYGDPPQASIR from the coding sequence ATGACTGACGCCATTGCCCAGCTGTTCCGCAACAACCGCGAGTGGGTCGACCGGGTCAACGCCGAAGACCCCACCTTCTTCATGCGCCTGGCCAACCAGCAGGCGCCCGAGTACCTGTGGATCGGCTGCTCCGATTCGCGCGTGCCGGCCAACCAGATCCTGGGCCTGGCCCCGGGCGAGGTGTTCGTCCACCGCAATATCGCCAACGTGATCGCGCACAGCGACCTGAACGCGCTGGCGGTGATTCAGTTCGCGGTAGAGGTGCTCAAGGTGCGCCATATCACCGTGGTGGGCCACTACGGCTGCGGCGGTGTCAAGGTCGCGCTCAAGCGCGAGCGCATCGGCCTGGCCGACAACTGGCTGCGCCATGTGCGCGACGTGGCCGACAAGCACGAGGCCTATCTCGGCACGCTGCTGCGCGAGGACGACGCCCATACCCGGCTGTGCGAGCTCAATGTGATCGAGCAGGTCAACAACGTCTGCCAGACCACCGTGCTCCAGGATGCCTGGACCCGCGGCCAGGCCGTGACCGTGCATGGCTGGGTCTACGGCGTGTCCGACGGCCTGCTGCGCGACCTGGGCATGGCCGCCAGCAGCAACGAAGAACTGCACGAGCAGCTGGCCGCGGCCTACCGCCAGTACGGCGATCCGCCGCAGGCGTCGATCCGCTGA
- a CDS encoding acetyl-CoA C-acetyltransferase: protein MEEIVIVSAARTPMAAFQGEFASVTAPQLGAVAIRAAVERAGLKPEQVEEVVFGCVLPAGQGQAPARQAALGAGLPLGVGCTTVNKMCGSGMRAAMTVYDGLIAGSFDIAIAGGMESMTNAPYLVPKGRGGYRIGHGMIYDHMMLDGLEDAYDKGRAMGTFGEDCAAKYGFTREQQDEFAMESVRRAQQATENGDFRWEIAPVTVSGKGGDTVIDTDEGPRRIKLDKIPSLKPAFAKDGTITAASSSSINDGASALVMMRASTAKKLGLQPIARMLGHTTHAQAPGWFTTAPVEAIAKLYRKLDWTTDSVDLFEINEAFAVVPMAAMHDLKIARDKVNIHGGACALGHPIGASGARIMTTLIGALRKTGGKRGVASLCIGGGEATAVGIEIL, encoded by the coding sequence ATGGAAGAGATCGTTATCGTTTCAGCCGCCCGCACGCCGATGGCTGCGTTCCAGGGCGAATTCGCCAGCGTCACCGCGCCGCAGCTGGGCGCCGTGGCCATCCGCGCCGCCGTTGAGCGCGCCGGCCTGAAGCCCGAGCAGGTGGAAGAAGTGGTGTTCGGCTGCGTGCTGCCGGCCGGCCAGGGCCAGGCCCCGGCGCGCCAGGCCGCGCTGGGCGCCGGCCTGCCGCTGGGCGTGGGCTGCACCACCGTCAACAAGATGTGCGGCTCGGGCATGCGCGCGGCCATGACCGTCTACGACGGGCTGATCGCGGGCTCGTTCGACATCGCCATTGCCGGCGGCATGGAGAGCATGACCAATGCGCCGTACCTGGTGCCGAAGGGCCGTGGCGGCTACCGCATCGGCCACGGCATGATCTACGACCACATGATGCTGGACGGCCTGGAAGACGCGTATGACAAGGGCCGCGCCATGGGCACCTTCGGCGAGGATTGCGCCGCCAAGTACGGCTTTACGCGCGAGCAGCAGGACGAATTCGCGATGGAAAGCGTGCGCCGCGCCCAGCAGGCCACCGAGAACGGCGACTTCCGCTGGGAGATTGCGCCAGTGACCGTGTCCGGCAAGGGCGGCGACACCGTGATCGACACCGACGAAGGCCCGCGCCGCATCAAGCTCGACAAGATCCCCTCGCTCAAGCCCGCCTTTGCCAAGGACGGCACTATCACCGCGGCCTCGTCGTCGTCCATCAACGACGGCGCCTCGGCGCTGGTGATGATGCGCGCCTCCACCGCGAAGAAGCTCGGCCTGCAGCCGATCGCACGCATGCTCGGCCACACCACCCACGCGCAGGCGCCGGGCTGGTTCACCACCGCGCCGGTCGAGGCCATCGCCAAGCTGTACCGCAAGCTGGACTGGACCACCGACAGCGTCGACCTGTTCGAGATCAACGAGGCCTTTGCCGTGGTGCCGATGGCGGCCATGCACGACCTCAAGATCGCGCGCGACAAGGTCAATATCCACGGCGGCGCCTGCGCGCTGGGCCACCCGATCGGCGCCTCGGGCGCACGCATCATGACCACGCTGATCGGCGCGCTGCGCAAGACCGGCGGCAAGCGCGGCGTGGCGAGCCTGTGCATTGGCGGCGGCGAGGCAACCGCGGTCGGTATTGAGATTCTCTGA
- a CDS encoding SDR family oxidoreductase, with product MPTVLILGASRGIGLEFVRQYRADGWRVIAAARTPEGVGALQALGAEAHQVDLSDAGAVAGLGWKLDGEALDVAIYNAGVLGPRTEGAQPVTPQEFDQVMHVNVLGPMMALPLLLPYVEAGQSGHGGVLAVLSSRMGSITAMEHSTSWLYRVSKAGANAALRAVSLDARHATCVALHPGWVKTDMGGQEADLTVQQSVKGMRQVLAGVKRRDNGTFHNYDGTPIPW from the coding sequence TTGCCAACCGTCCTGATCCTCGGTGCCTCGCGCGGCATCGGCCTTGAATTCGTGCGCCAGTACCGTGCCGACGGCTGGCGCGTCATCGCGGCGGCGCGTACGCCCGAAGGCGTCGGCGCGCTGCAGGCGCTGGGTGCCGAAGCTCACCAGGTCGACCTGTCCGATGCCGGCGCGGTCGCGGGCCTGGGCTGGAAGCTCGACGGCGAAGCCCTCGACGTGGCGATCTACAACGCCGGCGTGCTGGGGCCCCGCACCGAAGGCGCGCAGCCGGTCACGCCGCAGGAATTCGACCAGGTGATGCATGTCAACGTGCTCGGCCCGATGATGGCGCTGCCGCTGCTGCTGCCCTACGTCGAAGCGGGCCAGTCCGGCCACGGCGGGGTGCTGGCGGTGCTGTCCTCGCGCATGGGCAGCATCACCGCGATGGAGCACAGCACCAGCTGGCTGTACCGCGTCAGCAAGGCCGGCGCCAATGCGGCGCTGCGCGCGGTCTCGCTCGATGCGCGCCACGCCACCTGCGTCGCGCTGCACCCGGGCTGGGTCAAGACCGACATGGGCGGCCAGGAAGCCGACCTGACCGTGCAGCAGAGCGTCAAGGGCATGCGCCAGGTGCTGGCTGGCGTCAAGCGGCGCGACAACGGCACCTTCCATAACTACGACGGCACGCCCATCCCCTGGTAA